The Silene latifolia isolate original U9 population chromosome 4, ASM4854445v1, whole genome shotgun sequence region ATGACCCGACACAAATGTTTATTATTGTAAACTAACCATTGCCCTAATAAACTTGATAATAATAGACCGAAAAATGACCCAAATTCGAAATGGTTCGACCCGACCCGACTCGATATATATTATTTACCATTAAAACATTAAGAAAGatatttaatataatattttggcCTAAATATCACTTAAtcaactttttttaccaatttgtccaatatactattttttttttaccaatttgtccaaTATGTTATTTTCTTTTTACCAATTTGTCTAACATGCtagtttttttaccaatttgtccaaGACTCTCTACTTTATTTACCAATTTGGGAGTTTGGCCTGCCTGGATACTTAGTTTGTTGTTGGGATTGGACTCGGGCTGCTAACGAGTGAGATTTGAAATTAACTGTTCAAAAAATTACAAAGTCGTCATAATTATTTACTTATATGGTTCATAACTTTTATTTTGGCAATATATATAGTCAATCTTGTAAAGAAAATGGTTAGTTATTAGTTATTTTAACAAATAATTTGAAACAAATAACTCTTTTTGCAAAACTCTCATATTTGTATCTGTTATATTAACTAAgtttcctaatatatcctaccaATAATGTTCTTTAAAATTGCAAACTTGTTACACATGCTTGCTAAAAATAAGGTTCTTCTAAGTTCTAACTGGTAAAAACTTATACTACTGACATACTCCCTCTATTCAACTCCACAAGACCATtatctcttttgcacactattcacaagcggacattcaacttcaattttctctcgatacataagtgaaaatatattcatgtgagatcttattttattcgcctttaagagtacattaaaaatatctaacttttataatttttgcaaatacgtaactaaagatatttgccGAGTAAAagccgcgttggcaaacgtgataaaacataatggccttgtggagttgaatggagggagtaatattttaaatattatattatattattatttgatgTTGTGTTGGGCTGAAATTTTCAACTACATATAAGTCAAAGTATAATATTTTGTTAGGCTACAATGTACTTGCCGTATATTCTTTAAACTATAATGCTCTGTACTAGTATTATCAATTctatatatttttatatttttccgACTACTTTCTCATATATAATCTATCTTAAATATATTGTTACCTTCTCATATTTCGTAtctaatttaattgtattttaaatttattaactaTTATAAGTTTTCTGCCTTTAGTAAAGGTAAAGATATAATATTATTTTCTATAAACGAGTTTACAAAAATACTTTCATTCAATCATATTTGAATAATTTATCTTTTTTAACCTCTTAAAGCTACACGTTAGGAATATCTATGATGAACAAAGTATAGACAAACATACTTTCATTTAAATTGTCAACCTTATTCAGATTAAATTATTTCAATTTTCTCTTTTCTACATCTTATCTCCTATTAACTAAGAGAATAAAGTCATGCTCAATTTTTCCCGCTCAAATAAAACTTTCCATAAATTAGACCCGACATTTATGATTCCTTAAAATTGCAAACCTCTTATACATGCTTGCTGAAAATAAGTTTCTTCTAACTGGTAGAAACTTATATTACCAACATAATATCttaaatattatattatattattatttgatcGATGTTGTGAGGCTAAAAGCTTCAGCCACATATAAGtcaaatataatattttgttaggCTACAATGTACTTGCCGCATATTCTTTAaaatataatactccgtattaatattatcaattctattatttttatatttttccgACTACTTTCTCATATATAATCTATCTTAAATATATTGTTATCTTCTCATATTTCGTAtctaatttaattgtattttaaaTTTATCAACTATTATAAGTTTTCTGCCTTTAGTAAAGGTAAGGTATAATATTATTTTCTATAAACAAGTTTGCAAAAATACTTTCATTCAATCATATTTGAATAATTTCTCTTTTTTATCCTCTTAAAGCCACACGTTAGTAATATCTATGATGAACAAAGTATAGGCAAAAATACTTCATTTAAATTGTCAAACTTATTCGGATTAAAGTATTTCAATTTTCTCTTTTGTACATCTTAATATTGTACATTAACAATGTTGGTTTTAATTTTTAACGTTAAATTTGAAGTGCAATGAAGTACGATGGATAAGTGCAGTGAGATACATATTATTTAAATATTTGCTTTTAtataaaacataatttaaaaaacCGTGCAAAAAAGAATCTACACTAGCTacataattaattaaaattaaaagaaCTTTTCAGATTACACATTTGGCAAGTATATACGGTGTAAATCATTTCGGTCTCATCCTTACAACTTACAAGTCCCTATATATAAATGTGAGAGTCTTTACCAATGTCAAGCATACATATTATCATACTATGTATTCGAAAAATCTTTCTTAAAAATTGATGTTTGCAAGTAAATAAGACTATAAGATAAAGCAATTCCATTAAATAAtaatcatgcttaaattaatcaAGCATCTACTCGTATGAGACGTCTAGCATTAGATATTGTATGTTAAGCAAAATTGTTGGTGTACATAACACAATAATAATTGTATTTGACACAAATTTAATTGCCTATTGCTTTTGGTGTCATATCTTTGTCTTCTTCTACTTCTACTTCACCATTTGGAGTTGATTCAAGTATCTCTTCATCGGAAGTGCTAATAACTTCATTTTTCTGGACCGAGATCGACTCGGCTAGGTGATTATATGATCCTTTTTCCTTGAATAATTGGGCAAAATGAGGTTTGCAATACAAATATCCATCTAATGCGGCATAGTTGGATGCATTAAGGAAGCACCCTCCTTTTGCACACCTAAAGCATGCTTTGTGATAATTTTCTCCTTGTACAACAATCTGAGTTTCAAAGTTGTCATTAGTAATAAGTATGATGGGTGTTAATTAACCTTGAAATTAAAATAAGCACAAATTTTGATATGAGATGATCTTGTATTAATATGGTGTCATTCACACAAGACTTCTTTTATTTCGATAATATTAGTATAAAATTGTCTCATATAAGAATTTATTCTAAACGCAAGTTATGGATTATTGAGCGCGAATACCTTCTCTAGGGGATAAGCTGTTTTTTTACAAGTTGCACATTTGTCTTGTGTCCCGGAAAACAAAGATGAAAGCTTGTTTGATGCCTTGCCCTAAAAAGACCCATATACACAAtagttaatataattaataattaataatgagaattaaaaacaaataaaaaaaaatcatgaaAAAGAAGATTACCAGCTCAACTTTTGTTGCTGTTTAAAAGAGAAAATGTGAATATATGTTAGTAAGGCTTGATATATTTATAATCtaaatattactccctctgtcccaatcaattgtttttttttattacaaTACTCCTTATAAAGaataaaaaagacaaacaaataatttGGACGAAGAAAGTACGTACTAAAACTCTATTAAACATTTAAGGAAACTTAAAGATTTACCTGACTGCGACTTGTTGAGTGAATAAGAACCTGTTTTCTTGAAATTTTGTTCAAAATGTGGCATGCAATACAATGATCCATCCATTGAGGAGAATCTGCCCATCTAAAATGCCAATATATATGCAATGTATTTTGTAAATATACGTTTAAATCATCAAATATTAAACTTTTGATTCAGGTGTTAAATGAGCCGTAAAAATTAATTTAAGTACGTGTTGTGTTAGGTAAACATGTTTGGATACGAGTTTTTTCTAAGGGTTCAAATGTACTATTTAGGGACTTTACATTATTGTACTAAatataattataaaaaaaattatgcttCACCACCTACCATAAGCTTGCCATTACAATGAGTACATTTGAAACAAGTCTTGTGATAAGGAACACCATCGGCCGATACCATGTCAACCACATATACGGCCTTGTCGCATGCCTTGCATTTGTCTAGGGTTCCCGTAAACACCATTATTATAAATttattcttcctcttcctccccaATACCTTGTTAAATAATCAATGCGGAGGAAAGTGGAagataatttttttattttttatttgatGGTAACTCCTAATTCTTGAATATCTTGATTCAAAATTATTGTAGTATATATATAGGTAAATATATATGAAAAAATCAGCATTGCTAAGAGCACAATGAGAGGCTGGGAAGTTGCAAATTATTGGATGGATATCACCCCCTTTACTATAAAATTTGAGGAGATTATTTAGAAAGTA contains the following coding sequences:
- the LOC141653557 gene encoding LIM domain-containing protein WLIM2b-like; amino-acid sequence: MVFTGTLDKCKACDKAVYVVDMVSADGVPYHKTCFKCTHCNGKLMMGRFSSMDGSLYCMPHFEQNFKKTGSYSLNKSQSATKVELGKASNKLSSLFSGTQDKCATCKKTAYPLEKIVVQGENYHKACFRCAKGGCFLNASNYAALDGYLYCKPHFAQLFKEKGSYNHLAESISVQKNEVISTSDEEILESTPNGEVEVEEDKDMTPKAIGN